The following are from one region of the Deinococcus budaensis genome:
- a CDS encoding type II toxin-antitoxin system VapC family toxin yields MALDTNILLALWKGEEGAEALAARLQPHSLLVCGPVVGELLPFTPDAEPLLTDMGLALDWSFPRAAWLRAGQAYAAYTARRRTSGGPLPRRVLTDHLIGAHAVTLGLPLVTLNGSDYSDFPELTVVVP; encoded by the coding sequence GTGGCGCTGGACACCAACATCCTGCTCGCGCTCTGGAAGGGCGAGGAAGGTGCAGAGGCATTGGCAGCCAGGCTGCAACCCCACAGCCTGCTGGTCTGCGGTCCAGTGGTCGGAGAATTGCTGCCGTTTACGCCGGATGCCGAACCTCTGCTCACCGACATGGGCCTTGCGCTCGACTGGAGTTTTCCACGCGCGGCCTGGCTGCGGGCCGGGCAGGCTTACGCCGCTTACACCGCGAGAAGACGCACCAGCGGCGGCCCCCTTCCTCGGCGCGTCCTGACCGATCACCTGATCGGCGCACATGCCGTCACGCTGGGTCTGCCGCTGGTCACCCTCAACGGGAGTGACTACAGCGACTTCCCGGAGTTGACGGTGGTCGTGCCCTAG
- a CDS encoding ABC transporter ATP-binding protein: MSGAPPPSASSPPRAASLGVLRAYLGPLKWQVTGLAALLLTGTGLSLTLPQLLRRFVDNARLEAGADVGLLARLAGLYIAAAIGVQLLTASATYVGARVGWTATNRLRADLLRHLLSLDMHEHKERTPGEMIERIDGDVTALSNFFSQFAVRVFGAALLLTGAVVMFYLTDLRVGIGITLFVAVTLVAMNRVRKHGVEPTRLERESSARLFGYVEERLAGLDDVRSLGAGEHHLRGFLRVQGEFFRRSTFSWRRRSVVWQLSMALFAAGYVGVLGAAVGLYAAGAITLGTAFLLYQYMSMVEEPIDQLTQQLQDLQKAGASLGRVSELLALRSGLPEGERELPGGPLDLRFEQVGFSYAPGDPEGRAVLHGVSFHLPAGQTLGLLGRTGSGKTTLTRLVSRLYDPTSGQVRLGGVDTRDLRLEGLRTRVAVVTQDVQLFQASVRDNLSFFDPSVSDAEVEAALHEVGLGEWLARLPDGVRTPLPTGSLSAGQAQLLAFARVLLRDPAVVILDEPSSRLDPATEAQLTRAMTRLLSGRTAIVIAHRLDTVARADRILVLGEGRVLEDGARALLAADPRSHYAALLRAGTLAEAEGVLA; this comes from the coding sequence ATGTCAGGCGCGCCTCCCCCCTCTGCTTCTTCTCCGCCGCGTGCCGCCTCGCTGGGTGTGCTGCGCGCCTACCTGGGGCCGCTGAAATGGCAGGTGACAGGCCTGGCCGCGCTGCTGCTGACCGGCACCGGCCTGAGCCTGACGCTGCCGCAACTGCTGCGGCGTTTCGTGGACAACGCCCGGCTGGAAGCGGGGGCCGACGTGGGGCTGCTGGCCCGCCTGGCGGGGCTGTACATCGCAGCGGCCATCGGGGTGCAGCTGCTGACCGCCTCGGCGACCTACGTGGGGGCGCGGGTGGGCTGGACCGCCACCAACCGCCTGCGCGCCGACCTGCTGCGGCACCTGCTCTCGCTGGACATGCACGAGCACAAGGAACGCACCCCCGGCGAGATGATCGAGCGCATCGACGGCGACGTGACGGCCCTGAGCAACTTCTTCTCGCAGTTCGCGGTGCGGGTGTTCGGGGCGGCGCTGCTGCTGACGGGCGCGGTCGTGATGTTCTACCTCACCGACCTGCGGGTGGGAATCGGCATCACCCTCTTCGTGGCGGTGACCCTGGTCGCCATGAACCGGGTCCGCAAACACGGGGTGGAACCCACCCGCCTGGAGCGCGAGAGCAGCGCCCGGCTGTTCGGCTACGTCGAAGAACGCCTGGCGGGCCTGGACGACGTGCGCTCGCTGGGGGCAGGCGAGCACCACCTGCGCGGCTTTCTGCGGGTGCAGGGCGAATTCTTCCGGCGCAGCACCTTCTCGTGGCGGCGGCGCAGCGTGGTCTGGCAGCTCAGCATGGCGCTCTTTGCCGCCGGGTACGTGGGTGTCCTGGGCGCGGCGGTCGGTCTCTACGCGGCGGGCGCGATCACGCTGGGCACCGCCTTTTTGCTCTACCAGTACATGAGCATGGTGGAAGAACCCATCGACCAGCTCACCCAGCAGCTTCAGGACCTGCAAAAGGCCGGGGCTTCCCTGGGCCGGGTGAGCGAACTGCTCGCGCTGCGCTCGGGGCTGCCCGAAGGCGAGCGCGAGTTGCCCGGCGGTCCCCTCGACCTGCGCTTCGAGCAGGTCGGCTTCAGCTACGCGCCCGGCGATCCAGAAGGCCGCGCCGTCCTGCATGGCGTGTCCTTTCACCTGCCCGCCGGACAGACCCTGGGGCTGCTGGGGCGCACCGGCAGCGGCAAGACCACCCTCACCCGGCTGGTGTCGCGGCTGTACGACCCGACCTCGGGCCAGGTGCGCCTGGGCGGCGTGGACACCCGGGACCTGCGGCTGGAGGGCCTGCGCACCCGGGTGGCGGTCGTGACCCAGGACGTGCAGCTGTTTCAGGCCAGCGTGCGCGACAACCTCTCCTTTTTCGACCCCTCGGTGAGTGATGCCGAGGTCGAGGCCGCGCTGCACGAGGTCGGCCTGGGCGAGTGGCTGGCGCGGCTCCCGGACGGCGTGCGGACCCCGCTGCCCACCGGCAGCCTCAGCGCGGGGCAGGCGCAGCTGCTCGCCTTTGCGCGGGTGCTGCTGCGTGACCCCGCCGTGGTCATCCTCGACGAACCCAGCAGCCGCCTGGACCCGGCCACCGAGGCGCAGCTCACCCGGGCGATGACCCGGCTGCTCTCGGGCCGCACCGCCATCGTGATCGCCCACCGCCTCGACACGGTGGCCCGCGCCGACCGGATTCTGGTGCTGGGAGAAGGCCGGGTGCTCGAAGACGGCGCCCGCGCGCTGCTCGCCGCCGACCCCCGCAGCCACTACGCGGCGCTGCTGCGGGCCGGGACGCTGGCCGAGGCCGAGGGGGTGCTGGCGTGA
- a CDS encoding TetR/AcrR family transcriptional regulator — protein sequence MTDLPASPDPAELAAPPKSRREQIHEVASRLFSERGYHATSMRDLAGELGMQGGSLYAHISGKEDLLMEIVDRAARQFDAALFTLREDPRPADAKLREAMERHIRVVADNMDSATVFFHEWKHLSPGAYARVTGWRDTIDHFYRDLLRQGIAEGHFRADLDVKMGANLILSAVNWAYTWYHPGGNLTPRDVAEGYAEMLLGGLRAPAAAEPGASP from the coding sequence ATGACCGACCTTCCCGCCTCCCCTGACCCTGCTGAGCTGGCCGCGCCCCCCAAGTCGCGCCGCGAGCAGATTCACGAGGTCGCCAGCCGCCTGTTTTCCGAGCGCGGCTACCACGCCACGAGCATGCGCGACCTCGCCGGGGAACTGGGGATGCAGGGCGGCAGTCTCTACGCCCACATCAGCGGCAAGGAAGACCTCCTGATGGAGATCGTGGACCGCGCGGCCCGGCAGTTCGACGCGGCGCTCTTTACCCTGCGGGAAGACCCCCGGCCCGCCGACGCCAAGCTGCGCGAGGCGATGGAGCGGCACATCCGGGTGGTGGCCGACAACATGGACAGCGCCACCGTGTTCTTTCACGAGTGGAAGCACCTCTCGCCGGGAGCCTACGCCCGCGTGACCGGCTGGCGCGACACCATCGACCACTTCTACCGCGACCTGCTGCGCCAGGGCATCGCGGAGGGCCACTTCCGCGCTGACCTGGACGTGAAGATGGGCGCCAACCTGATTCTCTCGGCGGTGAACTGGGCCTACACCTGGTACCACCCCGGCGGCAACCTCACCCCGCGCGACGTGGCGGAGGGCTACGCCGAGATGCTGCTGGGCGGCCTGCGCGCCCCGGCCGCTGCCGAACCGGGAGCAAGCCCATGA
- a CDS encoding pyridoxal phosphate-dependent aminotransferase → MTSQPPATPPGAPASPLGTAHPAGVRGAVRAVPAYPFTPTQVPTKLDQNESAYDFPAHLKAEAAARMLSRPWNRYPDLHAEGVAARVAALEGWDPAGVVLTPGSNLLIKLLTELAGIGQTVLTVSPTFSVYTLEAQMLGARLVSVPLNADFSLPVEGLKAALREHPPGVLYVTQPHAPTGHADTEAAVREVVEAAGDDWVVVIDEAYHQYSGTDYRALVREGAGRLSLRTFSKAWGLAGARIGYALTSPDLATQLRKLVPAFNLGVPTSSVLEVALENPGYVQERAAEVVRERERVFAALAHHPSWQLLPSRSNFYLIRTPDAGAAYRHLLAHGIVVRRQDSLPMLEGCLRVAVGTPAENDALIAAAQAFGEG, encoded by the coding sequence ATGACCTCCCAGCCTCCAGCCACCCCCCCGGGCGCACCCGCCTCGCCGCTGGGCACGGCGCACCCGGCGGGCGTGCGCGGCGCGGTGCGCGCGGTGCCCGCCTACCCCTTCACGCCCACCCAGGTGCCCACCAAACTCGACCAGAACGAGAGCGCCTACGATTTCCCGGCTCACCTCAAGGCCGAGGCGGCGGCGCGGATGCTCTCGCGGCCCTGGAACCGCTACCCCGACCTGCACGCCGAGGGCGTGGCGGCCCGGGTGGCGGCTTTGGAAGGCTGGGACCCGGCGGGCGTGGTGCTGACGCCCGGCAGCAACCTGCTGATCAAGCTGCTCACCGAACTCGCGGGCATCGGGCAGACGGTGCTGACGGTCAGCCCGACCTTCAGCGTCTATACCCTGGAGGCGCAGATGCTGGGCGCCCGGCTGGTCAGCGTGCCGCTGAACGCGGACTTCTCGCTGCCGGTGGAAGGCTTGAAAGCCGCGCTGCGCGAGCACCCCCCCGGCGTGCTGTACGTGACCCAGCCGCACGCGCCGACCGGTCACGCCGACACCGAGGCCGCCGTGCGCGAGGTCGTGGAGGCGGCCGGAGACGACTGGGTGGTCGTGATCGACGAGGCCTACCACCAGTACAGCGGCACCGACTACCGGGCGCTGGTGCGCGAGGGCGCGGGCCGCCTGAGCCTGCGGACCTTCAGCAAGGCCTGGGGCCTGGCGGGCGCCCGCATCGGCTACGCGCTGACGAGTCCTGACCTGGCGACCCAGCTGCGCAAGCTGGTGCCCGCCTTCAACCTCGGGGTGCCGACGAGCAGCGTGCTGGAGGTGGCGCTGGAAAATCCCGGCTACGTGCAGGAGCGCGCGGCCGAGGTGGTGCGCGAGCGGGAGCGCGTCTTCGCCGCCCTGGCCCACCACCCGAGCTGGCAGCTGCTCCCCAGCCGCAGCAACTTCTACCTGATCCGCACCCCCGACGCGGGCGCCGCCTACCGGCACCTGCTCGCGCACGGCATCGTGGTGCGCCGCCAGGACAGCCTGCCCATGCTGGAAGGCTGCCTGCGGGTGGCGGTGGGCACCCCCGCCGAGAACGACGCGCTGATCGCGGCGGCGCAGGCCTTCGGGGAGGGGTAG
- the phoU gene encoding phosphate signaling complex protein PhoU — MREALETDLRTVLNGALNMLGTVERMLPIAGEVLLHARPERLDEVRALDREVDALEQRIEAECLRIIALHQPVARDLRLVALILKSLSDIERMGDYAVHVAEDGAELAQQPALKRYVNLARMLERLSEMSQNLRTAIADRDVTRAEVTLGMDDEVDDLYEQTQRELVTYMLEDPRHISKALTLMRVGRSLERIGDHMENVAERVRYWVTGQREG; from the coding sequence ATGCGTGAAGCCCTCGAAACCGATCTGCGTACGGTGCTGAACGGCGCCCTGAACATGCTCGGCACGGTCGAGCGGATGCTGCCCATCGCGGGGGAGGTGTTGCTGCACGCCCGCCCCGAGCGGCTGGACGAGGTGCGGGCGCTCGACCGTGAGGTGGACGCGCTGGAGCAGAGAATCGAGGCCGAATGCCTGCGGATCATCGCGCTGCATCAGCCGGTGGCGCGCGACCTGCGGCTGGTCGCCCTGATTCTCAAGAGCCTCAGCGACATCGAGCGCATGGGCGACTACGCCGTTCACGTGGCCGAGGACGGGGCCGAACTCGCCCAGCAGCCCGCGCTGAAGCGCTACGTGAATCTCGCGCGGATGCTGGAGCGCCTGTCCGAGATGAGCCAGAACCTGCGAACCGCCATCGCCGACCGCGACGTGACCCGCGCCGAGGTCACGCTGGGCATGGACGACGAGGTGGACGACCTCTACGAGCAGACCCAGCGCGAACTCGTGACCTACATGCTCGAAGACCCCCGCCACATCTCCAAGGCCCTGACCCTGATGCGGGTGGGCCGCAGCCTGGAGCGCATCGGCGACCACATGGAAAACGTGGCCGAGCGGGTGCGCTACTGGGTGACCGGGCAGCGGGAGGGGTAG
- the chrA gene encoding chromate efflux transporter: MQVLEVFLVFLRLGLTSFGGPVAHLGYFRAELVTRRGWLGEAAYADVVALAQFLPGPASSQVGMALGLLRAGWPGLLAAWLGFTLPSAALMVAFALGVTRFGNVADAGWLAGLKVAAVAVVAQAVAGMWSSLVTGRARAGLALGVAAALLLRPGAGAQVAALGLCALVGWRFLEAGAAGPGQLPRVPVSRRVGAGLLLVCGTGLLLLPLLAGLAPGWALLEATFRAGALVFGGGHVVLPLLETGFVPRFLPQGTFLAGYGAANAVPGPLFTFATYLGAAQTALPAGLGALLATLGIFLPGALLMAGALPFWAALSARPAARAALSGVNAGVVGLLLAALYDPVFTSAIRGPREAALALLAYAALTAGRWPAWAVVGGCALAGALTF, translated from the coding sequence GTGCAAGTTCTGGAGGTCTTTCTGGTCTTCTTGCGCCTGGGGCTGACCAGTTTCGGCGGGCCGGTGGCGCATCTGGGGTACTTCCGCGCCGAGCTGGTCACCCGCCGGGGCTGGCTGGGCGAGGCCGCCTACGCGGACGTGGTGGCGCTCGCGCAGTTCCTGCCGGGTCCGGCGAGCAGCCAGGTCGGCATGGCGCTGGGGCTGCTGCGGGCCGGGTGGCCGGGCCTGTTGGCGGCCTGGCTGGGCTTTACCCTGCCCAGCGCCGCGCTGATGGTCGCCTTTGCCCTGGGCGTGACCCGGTTCGGAAACGTGGCCGACGCCGGATGGCTGGCCGGGCTGAAGGTCGCGGCGGTCGCGGTGGTCGCCCAGGCGGTGGCGGGCATGTGGAGCAGCTTGGTCACGGGCCGGGCGCGGGCCGGGCTGGCGCTCGGCGTGGCGGCGGCGCTGCTGCTGCGGCCGGGCGCCGGGGCGCAGGTCGCGGCGCTGGGGCTGTGCGCGCTGGTGGGGTGGCGGTTTCTGGAGGCGGGGGCGGCGGGACCGGGGCAGCTCCCGCGTGTGCCCGTCTCGCGGCGGGTGGGCGCGGGGCTGCTGCTGGTCTGCGGGACGGGGCTGCTGCTGCTGCCGCTGCTCGCGGGGCTGGCGCCGGGCTGGGCCTTGCTGGAGGCGACCTTCCGCGCCGGGGCGCTGGTGTTCGGGGGCGGGCACGTGGTCCTGCCGCTGCTGGAGACGGGCTTCGTGCCGCGCTTCTTGCCGCAGGGAACATTCCTGGCCGGGTACGGGGCCGCCAACGCCGTGCCGGGGCCGCTGTTTACCTTTGCCACGTACCTGGGCGCGGCGCAGACGGCCCTGCCCGCCGGGCTGGGGGCGCTGCTCGCCACGCTGGGCATCTTCCTGCCCGGCGCCCTGCTGATGGCGGGAGCGCTGCCCTTCTGGGCGGCCCTCTCGGCACGTCCGGCGGCCCGCGCGGCCCTGTCCGGCGTGAATGCGGGCGTGGTCGGATTGCTGCTCGCCGCGCTGTACGACCCGGTCTTCACGTCAGCGATTCGCGGCCCGCGCGAGGCGGCGCTGGCCCTGCTCGCCTACGCCGCGCTCACCGCCGGGCGCTGGCCTGCCTGGGCGGTGGTGGGCGGCTGCGCGCTGGCCGGAGCACTGACCTTCTAG
- a CDS encoding peroxiredoxin has product MTSRQSLLGQPAPDFTLPSTLGQAVTLGSYRGQQHVVLVFYPLDFSPVCSMQLPEYSGRQDDFAEAGAVVLGINRDSVYAHQAWAAEYGIEVPLLADLTLEVARQYGVAIDERGISGRAVFLIDRGGVVRYEHVEAQTGDYTVRPEVVLAKLREL; this is encoded by the coding sequence ATGACTTCCCGCCAGAGCCTTCTCGGCCAGCCCGCGCCGGACTTCACGCTGCCGTCCACCCTGGGCCAGGCCGTGACGCTGGGCAGCTACCGGGGCCAGCAGCACGTGGTCCTGGTGTTCTATCCGCTGGACTTCAGCCCGGTGTGCTCCATGCAGCTGCCCGAGTATTCCGGACGGCAAGACGACTTTGCCGAGGCGGGCGCGGTGGTCCTGGGCATCAACCGCGACAGCGTGTACGCCCACCAGGCCTGGGCCGCCGAGTACGGCATCGAGGTGCCGCTGCTGGCCGACCTGACCCTGGAGGTCGCCCGCCAGTACGGCGTCGCCATCGACGAGCGCGGCATCAGCGGGCGGGCGGTGTTCCTGATCGACCGAGGTGGCGTGGTCCGCTACGAGCATGTGGAAGCGCAGACCGGGGACTACACGGTGCGGCCGGAAGTGGTGCTGGCCAAGCTCCGCGAGCTGTAA
- a CDS encoding YkgJ family cysteine cluster protein, producing MDTFTAPPEYPPRSAMVRACTACGACCAAPDIHALGKPLGVPCVHLGPECLCGVYAARPAVCRGYQPDWVCGEVAPLPTLQARVARFLQIYGLEDEARGAGG from the coding sequence ATGGACACTTTCACTGCCCCTCCCGAGTATCCGCCCCGCAGCGCCATGGTGCGGGCCTGCACGGCCTGCGGCGCCTGCTGCGCGGCGCCCGACATTCACGCCCTGGGCAAGCCGCTGGGTGTGCCCTGCGTGCATCTGGGGCCGGAGTGCCTGTGCGGCGTGTACGCGGCGCGGCCCGCCGTGTGCCGGGGCTACCAGCCCGACTGGGTGTGCGGCGAGGTCGCGCCCCTGCCCACCTTGCAAGCGCGGGTGGCGCGCTTTCTCCAGATCTACGGGCTGGAGGACGAGGCGCGCGGGGCGGGGGGCTAG
- a CDS encoding AbrB/MazE/SpoVT family DNA-binding domain-containing protein translates to MSAERVRVLYATLTSKGQLTLPRTLQDALRLRQGDRVEFRVSGGEATLRPAPAAAPDLRTFVGVLPLAGEAEALVSGGRHTPEERADLQRGPGARLLRLDDL, encoded by the coding sequence ATGAGCGCCGAGCGCGTGCGTGTGCTGTATGCCACCCTGACCAGCAAGGGGCAACTGACGCTGCCCCGGACCCTGCAAGACGCGCTGAGACTGCGTCAGGGCGACCGGGTCGAGTTCCGGGTGAGCGGGGGTGAGGCGACCCTGCGCCCAGCCCCCGCCGCTGCACCAGACCTGCGGACTTTTGTGGGGGTGCTCCCGCTGGCGGGCGAGGCCGAGGCGCTGGTCAGCGGGGGCAGGCATACGCCGGAAGAACGGGCCGATCTTCAGCGCGGGCCGGGAGCGCGCCTTCTGCGGTTGGACGACCTTTGA
- a CDS encoding ABC transporter ATP-binding protein yields the protein MTTTPAPTPSGPDRTFALSKRLFVYRPGLFLFNLLMWGLVHASPALLTVAVSSVFRRLEEADKLGVGGNVDPLIAAAWVSVGWFAFVRVSRFGIFYGAFRAWIELWYTLDALVRRNLLGYLLTARGSRRLPDTPAEAVSRFRDDVDDVAGYTEVWVDGWGLVAYSVIAVALMAQVDPVITLIVCAPLGLMVLFVQRLSPRIRAYRRRMREATGRVTDFIGETFGAVSAVKLAAREGQMVAHFTALGETRRHAALRDVLLTELIRGVNTNMVNLAVGLVLLLGANKVRGSQMDVADFVLFIGLLPRLTGSMGFFGDAIARHRRTGVSYDRMTRLLQDAPAQTIVAHHPVYLQGEPPAGPQAPDPRPLQELRVEGLTAHHPGGPGVTDVSFTLRRGEFVVVTGRIGSGKTTLLRALLGLMPREGGRILWNAEEVVDPATFFVPPRSAYTAQLPSLFSDTLRENVLSGSDPERLNRAVRLAVLDPDLASLSAGLDTPVGARGVKLSGGQVQRTAVARMLARDADLLVFDDVSSALDARTEATLWEGLFRETDATCLVVSHRRAALTRADRILLLEGGRLTGEGTLAQLLESSAEMRALWAEDVQG from the coding sequence ATGACCACCACCCCCGCCCCCACTCCCTCCGGCCCCGACCGCACCTTCGCGCTTTCCAAACGCCTCTTCGTCTACCGGCCCGGCCTCTTCTTGTTCAACCTGCTGATGTGGGGCCTGGTCCACGCCTCACCCGCGCTGCTCACGGTGGCGGTGAGCAGCGTGTTCCGGCGCCTGGAGGAGGCGGACAAGCTGGGCGTGGGGGGCAACGTGGACCCCCTGATCGCCGCCGCGTGGGTGTCGGTGGGCTGGTTCGCGTTCGTGCGGGTGAGCCGCTTCGGGATCTTCTACGGGGCCTTCCGGGCCTGGATCGAGCTGTGGTACACCCTCGACGCGCTGGTGCGGCGCAACCTGCTGGGGTACCTGCTCACGGCGCGCGGCTCGCGGCGGCTGCCCGACACGCCCGCCGAGGCGGTCAGCCGCTTCCGCGACGACGTGGACGACGTGGCCGGGTACACCGAGGTCTGGGTGGACGGCTGGGGCCTGGTGGCCTACTCGGTGATCGCCGTCGCCCTGATGGCGCAGGTGGACCCGGTCATCACATTGATCGTGTGTGCGCCACTGGGGCTGATGGTCCTGTTCGTGCAGCGGCTCTCGCCGCGTATCCGGGCCTACCGCCGCCGGATGCGCGAGGCGACCGGCCGGGTGACCGACTTTATCGGTGAGACCTTCGGGGCCGTCAGCGCCGTGAAGCTGGCCGCGCGGGAAGGCCAGATGGTCGCGCACTTCACCGCGCTGGGCGAGACCCGCCGCCACGCCGCCCTGCGCGACGTGCTGCTCACCGAGCTGATCCGGGGCGTGAACACCAACATGGTCAACCTCGCCGTGGGGCTGGTGCTGCTGCTGGGGGCGAACAAGGTGCGCGGCAGCCAGATGGACGTGGCGGACTTCGTGCTGTTTATCGGGTTGCTGCCGCGCCTGACCGGCAGCATGGGCTTTTTCGGGGACGCCATCGCCCGCCACCGCCGCACCGGGGTCAGCTACGACCGCATGACCCGGTTGCTGCAAGACGCGCCCGCCCAGACCATCGTGGCGCACCACCCCGTCTACCTTCAGGGTGAGCCGCCCGCCGGGCCTCAGGCCCCCGACCCCCGCCCCTTGCAGGAGTTGCGGGTGGAGGGCCTGACCGCCCACCACCCCGGCGGGCCGGGGGTCACGGACGTGAGCTTCACCCTGCGGCGGGGCGAGTTCGTGGTCGTCACCGGGCGCATCGGCAGCGGCAAGACCACGCTGCTGCGGGCGCTGCTGGGGCTGATGCCGCGTGAGGGCGGGCGCATCCTCTGGAACGCGGAGGAAGTCGTGGACCCGGCGACCTTCTTCGTGCCGCCGCGCAGCGCGTACACGGCGCAGCTTCCCAGCCTCTTTTCCGACACCCTGCGCGAGAACGTCCTGAGCGGCAGCGACCCCGAGCGCCTGAACCGCGCTGTGCGGCTGGCGGTGCTGGACCCCGACCTCGCCTCGCTGTCCGCCGGGCTAGATACGCCGGTCGGGGCGCGCGGGGTGAAGCTCTCGGGCGGACAGGTGCAGCGCACGGCCGTCGCCCGGATGCTCGCCCGCGACGCCGACCTGCTGGTCTTCGACGACGTGTCCAGCGCGCTCGACGCCCGCACGGAAGCGACGTTGTGGGAGGGCCTCTTCCGCGAGACCGACGCCACCTGCCTGGTCGTCTCGCACCGCCGCGCCGCCCTGACCCGCGCCGACCGCATCCTGCTGCTGGAGGGGGGCCGCCTGACGGGTGAAGGCACGCTGGCGCAGTTGCTGGAGAGCAGCGCGGAGATGCGGGCGCTGTGGGCGGAGGACGTGCAGGGCTGA
- a CDS encoding acyl-ACP desaturase, with protein sequence MADILPPNLLQERPRTPAGLLSNAEKDRLIERGFLGLYRWYTARSQETRNWNADRSFDWRHLRKDLPPEVVTVMQGFFAVEQYAPDFTSQLVHLVRRSHGRSHFQLRWGSEEEKHADAWENAVLFSEQRSPEWIAEYKERLRSQTWELPFPDAIHNLVYTVFQERATQLNYLNMMKIAQGKSEKPHLAGVSDPVLAKVAQTIAVDEAAHYNFFLEGVRMYLYYYPERTLDAIKNVIGQFSMPAASLVPDWQEFSETVYRAGIYGPRDFQRDVMQVAFRNLGIESRKALEEGIRKTREVPDFEGQNARTTAIFDTFDYGQIEGDVRRLHVKIQDYEQEIGFDKLDPTEFIENPEVPRQGGQAADD encoded by the coding sequence GTGGCTGACATTCTTCCTCCCAACCTGCTTCAGGAGCGCCCGCGCACACCCGCCGGGCTGCTCAGCAACGCCGAAAAAGACCGCCTGATCGAACGCGGCTTCCTGGGGCTGTACCGCTGGTACACCGCCCGCAGCCAGGAGACCCGCAACTGGAACGCCGACCGCTCTTTTGACTGGCGCCACCTCCGCAAGGACCTGCCGCCCGAGGTCGTCACCGTGATGCAGGGCTTTTTCGCGGTCGAGCAGTACGCGCCGGACTTCACCAGCCAGCTTGTCCACCTCGTGCGCAGAAGCCACGGCCGCAGCCACTTCCAGCTCCGCTGGGGCAGCGAGGAGGAAAAGCACGCCGACGCCTGGGAAAACGCCGTGCTGTTTTCCGAGCAGCGCAGCCCCGAGTGGATCGCGGAGTACAAGGAGCGCCTGCGCTCGCAAACCTGGGAACTGCCCTTTCCGGACGCGATTCACAACCTGGTGTACACCGTGTTTCAGGAGCGCGCCACCCAGCTCAACTACCTGAACATGATGAAAATCGCCCAGGGCAAGAGCGAGAAGCCGCACCTCGCGGGCGTCAGCGACCCCGTGCTCGCCAAGGTCGCGCAGACCATCGCGGTGGACGAGGCGGCGCACTACAACTTCTTCCTCGAAGGCGTGCGGATGTACCTCTACTACTACCCCGAGCGCACGCTGGACGCGATCAAGAACGTGATCGGGCAGTTCTCGATGCCCGCCGCCAGCCTGGTGCCCGACTGGCAGGAGTTCTCCGAGACCGTCTACCGCGCCGGGATCTACGGCCCGCGCGACTTTCAGCGCGACGTGATGCAGGTGGCCTTCCGCAACCTCGGGATCGAGAGCCGCAAGGCGCTGGAAGAGGGCATCCGGAAAACCCGCGAGGTGCCCGACTTCGAGGGCCAGAACGCGCGGACGACCGCCATCTTCGACACCTTCGACTACGGCCAGATCGAGGGCGACGTGCGGCGGCTGCACGTCAAGATTCAGGACTACGAGCAGGAGATCGGCTTCGACAAGCTCGATCCCACCGAGTTCATCGAGAACCCGGAAGTGCCGAGACAAGGCGGTCAGGCCGCCGACGATTGA